A single window of Vigna unguiculata cultivar IT97K-499-35 chromosome 1, ASM411807v1, whole genome shotgun sequence DNA harbors:
- the LOC114195142 gene encoding trafficking protein particle complex subunit 12, which yields MDSESEVSESEPHPLSSQTVDACHDMNSLEDLANRGAWRSVIDKVSRARALSLLHKPHDHLTYLAFNALAFTKLRRFNEASAELDSLEDLDSSHYRYETYPKIYSNRVGSMVPFSLRWLHALIPIKLGQRQQGMDRFYTLLDFVRGKIREKGENSNLGVSLKLWRKREVFVVNCIIGHHLSQKEFGVCLSLMKELLSRDDGSDPLLVSQLGYMQLQIGDLEGAKVSFLKVESEGENNGSLSEVEFKNLVNRNKALVYLVGKDYVSAVREYEECIERDSADVVAVNNKALCLMYLRDLSDSIKVLESALERVPTVALNETLVVNLCSMYELAYVNHSDIKRTLSNWIARVAPDDFDASCTRT from the coding sequence ATGGACTCGGAATCTGAAGTCTCCGAATCTGAACCGCACCCTCTCTCGAGCCAAACTGTGGACGCGTGTCATGACATGAATTCCCTTGAAGACCTCGCGAACCGCGGCGCGTGGCGTTCAGTCATCGACAAGGTCTCCCGCGCCCGCGCCCTGTCTCTCCTCCACAAGCCCCACGACCACCTCACCTACCTCGCCTTCAACGCCCTCGCATTCACAAAACTGCGTCGTTTCAACGAAGCCTCTGCGGAGCTCGATTCCCTCGAAGACCTCGACAGTTCCCACTACCGCTACGAAACCTACCCCAAAATCTACTCTAACCGGGTGGGATCGATGGTCCCTTTCTCCCTCCGGTGGCTCCACGCCCTAATTCCAATCAAATTAGGGCAGCGTCAGCAGGGAATGGATCGCTTCTACACACTCCTTGACTTCGTGCGCGGGAAGATTAGGGAAAAGGGGGAAAACAGCAACCTCGGTGTCTCCCTTAAACTGTGGCGAAAACGAGAGGTTTTTGTCGTGAATTGCATAATAGGGCACCATTTGAGTCAGAAAGAGTTTGGCGTGTGTTTGAGTTTGATGAAGGAGCTTCTCTCTCGCGATGATGGCTCGGACCCTTTGTTGGTTTCGCAGCTTGGGTATATGCAGTTGCAGATTGGGGACTTGGAGGGTGCGAAAGTTTCTTTTTTGAAGGTGGAGAGTGAGGGAGAGAATAATGGGTCCTTGAGCGAGGTTGAGTTTAAGAACCTTGTGAATAGGAACAAGGCGTTGGTGTATTTGGTTGGTAAGGATTATGTGTCGGCGGTGAGGGAGTACGAGGAGTGCATTGAGAGGGACAGCGCGGATGTCGTGGCTGTTAATAACAAGGCTCTGTGTTTGATGTATCTTAGGGACTTGTCGGATTCTATTAAGGTGTTGGAGAGTGCACTTGAGAGAGTTCCCACGGTGGCTCTCAATGAGACGCTTGTTGTCAATTTGTGTAGTATGTATGAATTAGCGTATGTTAATCACTCTGATATTAAGAGAACGCTTAGTAATTGGATTGCTCGTGTTGCACCTGATGATTTTGATGCATCTTGTACTCGTACATGA
- the LOC114163356 gene encoding aspartic proteinase-like protein 1 isoform X1 produces the protein MYQISISMRWRLLLLLLLELTARAMPLPITFSARLVHRFADEIKPVRIPTGDWPDRKSLRYYQMLLADDILRRKIKLGGARYQLLFPTHGSKTLSLGNDFGWLHYTWIDIGTPSTSFLVALDAGSDLLWIPCDCVQCAPLSSSYYSNLDRDLNEYSPSRSLSSKHLSCSHHLCDNGSNCKSSQQQCPYMVSYLSDNTSSSGLLVEDILHLQSGGGLSNSSVQAPVVLGCGMKQSGGYLDGVAPDGLLGLGPGESSVPSFLAKSGLIHNSFSLCFDQDDSGRMFFGDQGPTIQQSTPFLPLDGLYSTYIVGVESSCIGNTCLKMTSFKAQIDSGTSFTFLPGHAYGVIAEEFDQQVNGSRSSFEGSPWEYCYVPSSQELPKVPSLTLMFQQNNSFVVYNPVFVFYGNEGVIGFCLAIQPTEGDMGTIGQNFMTGYRLVFDRENKKLAWSRSNCQDLSVDKRTPLSPNETSPNPLPSDEQQRTNGHAVAPAVAGRAPHKSSAALSRMNSVFRVYWQCSFFLLFQLVSASY, from the exons ATGTACCAGATCTCGATCTCGATGCGGTGGCGGTTGCTGCTATTGTTGTTGTTGGAGCTAACGGCACGCGCAATGCCGCTTCCGATCACGTTTTCCGCGCGCCTCGTTCACCGCTTCGCTGACGAAATCAAACCGGTTCGAATTCCGACCGGCGACTGGCCAGACCGGAAGAGCTTGCGCTACTACCAGATGCTTCTCGCCGACGACATTCTCAGACGCAAGATCAAACTCGGAGGCGCTCGCTACCAGCTTCTGTTTCCTACTCACGGTAGCAAAACATTGTCGCTCGGCAACGACTTCGGCTG GTTACATTACACGTGGATTGATATAGGAACACCGAGTACTTCGTTTCTCGTGGCGTTGGACGCAGGCAGTGATCTTCTTTGGATTCCGTGTGATTGCGTACAGTGTGCTCCATTGTCATCGAGTTACTATTCCAATCTG GATAGAGAtctgaatgaatatagtccgtCTCGATCGTTATCCAGTAAGCATCTGTCTTGCAGTCATCACTTGTGTGATAATGGTTCGAATTGTAAAAGTTCCCAGCAGCAGTGTCCGTACATGGTCAGTTACTTGTCAGATAATACATCGAGTTCTGGATTGTTAGTTGAGGACATACTGCATCTTCAGTCTGGTGGCGGTTTATCAAACTCGTCTGTTCAGGCTCCAGTTGTTCTTGG GTGTGGTATGAAGCAAAGTGGTGGTTACTTGGATGGGGTTGCCCCCGATGGTCTATTAGGTTTGGGACCTGGGGAGAGTTCTGTTCCAAGTTTTCTTGCCAAGTCAGGATTAATCCACAATTCCTTTTCCTTGTGCTTTGATCAAGATGATTCTGGTAGAATGTTTTTTGGGGACCAGGGACCAACCATCCAACAGTCTACCCCGTTCTTGCCTTTGGACGGATTATA TTCAACGTACATTGTTGGAGTGGAGTCATCTTGTATTGGGAATACTTGTCTTAAAATGACAAGTTTTAAAGCACAGATTGATAGCGGAACGTCTTTTACGTTTCTTCCCGGCCATGCTTATGGAGTAATAGCCGAGGAG TTTGATCAACAAGTAAATGGTTCAAGATCTAGCTTTGAAGGATCTCCTTGGGAGTATTGCTATGTACCCAG TTCGCAAGAGTTGCCAAAAGTTCCCAGCTTAACTCTCATGTTCCAGCAGAATAACAGTTTTGTGGTCTATAATCCCGTGTTTGTATTCTATGGCAATGAG GGAGTCATTGGATTTTGTTTAGCCATCCAGCCAACAGAAGGGGATATGGGAACAATTGGAC AGAACTTCATGACTGGATACCGTTTGGTATTTGACAGGGAAAACAAGAAGCTAGCGTGGTCACGTTCAAATT GTCAGGATTTGAGTGTAGATAAGAGGACGCCCCTTTCTCCAAATGAGACTTCACCAAACCCATTGCCTTCAGATGAGCAACAAAGGACGAACGGGCATGCAGTTGCTCCAGCTGTTGCTGGAAGAGCTCCCCACAAATCTTCAGCAGCTTTATCTCGGATGAATTCAGTGTTCCGGGTATATTGGCAGtgctctttctttcttctttttcaactcGTGTCTGCCTCTTACTGA
- the LOC114162481 gene encoding heavy metal-associated isoprenylated plant protein 23-like produces the protein MGVGDYLSDLMGTGSGSREHSNNNRKQLQTVELRVTMDCDGCVLKVKKTLSSLDGVESVEINRKQQKVTVTGYVEPNKVLKKAKSTGKKAEIWPYVPYSMVANPYTVQAYDKKAPPGYVRRVENSATIGTVTSYGDPYTTMFSDENPNACSIM, from the exons ATGGGAGTTGGAGATTACTTGTCTGATCTAATGGGCACTGGTAGTGGCAGCCGCGAACACAGCAACAATAACAGGAAGCAGTTGCAGACCGTAGAACTGAGGGTGACGATGGATTGTGATGGGTGTGTGCTCAAGGTTAAGAAAACTCTCTCTTCGTTAGATG GAGTAGAATCGGTGGAGATAAACAGGAAACAGCAGAAAGTGACGGTAACCGGTTATGTGGAACCAAACAAGGTGCTAAAGAAGGCGAAGTCAACAGGGAAGAAGGCTGAGATATGGCCTTACGTGCCGTACAGCATGGTGGCGAATCCTTATACTGTTCAAGCTTATGACAAGAAGGCTCCTCCGGGTTACGTGAGGAGAGTGGAAAACTCTGCCACCATTGGAACAGTGACAAGTTATGGAGATCCATACACCACCATGTTCAGTGATGAAAACCCAAATGCATGTTCCATCATGTAG
- the LOC114183564 gene encoding protein CELLULOSE SYNTHASE INTERACTIVE 1-like, which produces MERNGDGKAQDSETLPPHSVLKMGLRERSNNSSMEDPDGTLASVAQCIEQLRQSSSSMQEKEYSLKQLLELIHIRENAFSAVGSHSQAVPVLVSLLRSGSSNVKIQAATVLGSLCKENELRVKVLLGGCIPPLLGLLKSSSAEGQVAAAKTIFAVSQGGAKDHVGSKIFSTEGVVPVLWEQLQKGLKTNVVDNLLTGALKNLSSSTDRFWSATIQAGGVDILIKLLKTGQSNTLANVCFLLGCMMMEDASVCSKLLTAEETKQLLKLLSPGNDAAVRAEAAGALKSLSAQCKDARKEIANSNGIPALINATIAPSKEFMQGEYAQALQENAMCALANISGGLSYVISSLGQSLESCSSPAQAADTLGALASALMIYDDNAESTRATDPLAVEQTLLEQFKTGLSYLAQERTIEALASLYSNPILSIKLANSDAKRLLVGLITMATNEVQDELLKSLLTLCNTECSLWSALQGREGVQLLISLLGLSSEQQQECAVALLCLLSHENDESKWAITAAGGIPPLVQILESGSAKAKEDSASILRNLCDHSEDIRACVESADAVPALLWLLKNGSPNGKEIAAKTLNHLIHKSDTATISQLTALLTSDLPESKVYVLDALRSMLSVVALSDLLREGSAASDAIDTMIKLLSSTKEETQAKSVSALAGIFETRKDVRESNIAVKTLWSAMKLLNVESESILMESSRCLAAIFLSIKENRDVVAIARDALPSLVSLANSSVLEVAELATCAVANLILDSEIAEKAVPEEVILAATRVLREGTISGKSHAAAAIARLLHSKRQVDYAITDCVNRAGTVLALVSFLDFAINGLSSTSEALEALAMLSRSEVNGAHSKPPWAVLAEFPKSISPIVLSITDSTPVLQDKAIEILSRLCKDQPFVLGDIVVSAPGCIPSIAKRIIHSSSKNIKVKIGGAAVLICAAKVNHQRLVEDLNLSNLCGNLVQSLVDILISSQATLDYQHDDNREVISICRHTKEANDGKSSTGTAIVSGANLAIWLLTVLACHDEKCKTAIMEAGAIEFLSDRIANCFSLYSQIDYKEDSSMWIFALLLAILFQDRDIIRAHATMKSIPALANLLKSEESANRYFAAQSIASLVCNGSRGTLLSVANSGAAGGLISLLGCADTDIQDLLELSEEFSLVHYPDQVALERLFRVDDIRVGATSRKAIPALVDLLKPIPERPGAPFLALGLLTQLAIDCPSNKIVMVEAGALEALSKYLSLGPQDATEEAATDLLGILFSSAEIRRHESAFGAVTQLVAVLRLGGRAARYRAAKALESLFTADHIRNAETARQAVQPLVEILNTGLEREQHAAIAALVRLLSENPSKALAVADVEMNAVDVLCRILSSDCSMDLKGDAAELCSVLFGNTRIRSTMAAARCVEPLVTLLVSEFSPSHHSVVRALDRLVDDEQLAELVAAHGAVIPLVGLLYGRNYVLHEAISRALVKLGKDRPACKMEMVKAGVIESILDILHEAPDYLCAAFAELLRILTNNASIAKGPPAAKVVEPLFMLLIRQDFGPDGQHSALQVLVNILEHPQCRADYTLSSHQAIEPLIPLLDSPISAVQQLAAELLSHLLLEEHLQKDPVTQHVIGPLIRVLGSGIHILQQRAVKALVSIALIWPNEIAKEGGVIEISKVILQADPSIPHALWESAASVLASILQFSSEYYLEVPVAVLVRLLRSGLESTVVGALNALLVLESDDGTSAEAMAESGAIEALLELLRSHQCEETAARLLEVLLNNVKIRETKVTKSAILPLSHYLLDPQTQAQQARLLATLALGDLFQNEGLARSSDAVSACRALVNVLEDQPTEEMKVVAICALQNLVMNSRSNKRAVAEAGGVQVILDLISSSDPETSVQAAMFIKLLFSNHTIQEYASSETVRAITAAIEKDLWATGTVNEEYLKALNSLFSNFPRLRATEPATLSIPHLVTSLKTGSEATQEAALDALFLLRQAWSACPAEVSRAQSIAAADAIPLLQYLIQSAPPRFQEKAEFLLQCLPGTLVVIIKRGNNMKQSVGNPSVFCKLTLGNTPPRQTKVVSTGPNPEWEESFSWSFESPPKGQKLHISCKNKSKMGKSSFGKVTIQIDRVVMLGAVSGEYTLLPESKSGPSRNLEIEFQWSNK; this is translated from the exons ATG gaaagaaatggtgatgGGAAGGCTCAAGATTCAGAGACTCTACCTCCCCATTCTGTTCTGAAGATGGGATTGAG AGAACGTAGCAACAACAGCAGCATGGAGGATCCAGATGGGACATTAGCAAGTGTTGCCCAATGCATTGAGCAGTTGCGTCAGAGCTCATCTTCTATGCAGGAGAAAGAGTATTCTTTGAAGCAGTTGTTGGAGCTTATTCATATTCGAGAAAATGCTTTCAGTGCTGTTGGATCTCATTCTCAGGCAGTTCCAGTACTTGTTTCCCTTCTTCGGTCAGGGTCTTCAAATGTGAAGATACAGGCAGCAACTGTATTGGGTTCACTTTGTAAAGAAAATGAGTTGAGGGTGAAAGTCTTGCTTGGAGGATGTATTCCACCTTTGCTTGGTCTACTGAAGTCCAGTTCTGCTGAAGGTCAAGTGGCTGCTGCAAAGACGATTTTTGCTGTTTCTCAAGGTGGTGCCAAAGATCATGTTGGATCAAAAATTTTTTCAACTGAAGGAGTAGTTCCAGTGCTATGGGAACAGTTGCAAAAGGGCCTGAAGACAAATGTAGTTGATAATTTATTAACTGGGGCATTGAAGAATCTCTCCAGCAGCACTGATAGATTCTGGAGTGCTACAATACAAGCTGGAGGGGTGGACATATTAATTAAGTTACTGAAAACAGGGCAGTCTAACACTTTAGCAAATGTGTGCTTTTTACTTGGCTGTATGATGATGGAGGATGCATCTGTTTGTTCAAAATTGTTGACAGCTGAGGAAACTAAACAACTTCTCAAACTTTTAAGCCCTGGTAATGATGCCGCTGTCAGGGCTGAAGCAGCTGGTGCTCTTAAATCTCTTTCTGCTCAGTGCAAAGATGCAAGAAAAGAGATAGCCAATTCCAATGGCATTCCTGCTTTGATTAATGCTACCATAGCTCCTTCCAAAGAGTTCATGCAGGGTGAGTATGCTCAAGCATTACAGGAGAATGCGATGTGTGCTTTAGCAAACATCTCTGGTGGTTTGTCATATGTCATCTCCAGTCTTGGTCAAAGCCTTGAATCATGCTCCTCGCCGGCCCAAGCTGCTGACACGTTGGGGGCTTTAGCTTCAGCTCTTATGATATATGACGACAATGCTGAATCTACCAGGGCAACAGATCCTTTGGCAGTTGAGCAGACATTACTTGAACAATTTAAAACTGGCTTGTCATATCTTGCGCAGGAACGAACTATTGAAGCACTAGCTAGTTTGTATAGCAATCCTATACTGTCAATCAAACTTGCAAATTCTGATGCAAAACGTTTGCTTGTTGGTTTAATAACGATGGCTACTAATGAAGTGCAAGATGAACTTCTAAAATCCCTCTTGACATTGTGCAATACTGAATGCAGTTTGTGGAGTGCACTTCAAGGCCGTGAAGGAGTTCAGTTGTTGATATCTCTTTTGGGGCTTTCATCGGAACAACAACAAGAATGTGCTGTTGCCCTCCTTTGCCTTTTATCTCATGAAAATGATGAAAGTAAATGGGCTATTACTGCTGCTGGTGGTATACCTCCTCTTGTTCAAATTTTGGAGTCAGGATCTGCAAAAGCAAAGGAAGATTCAGCATCAATCCTTAGGAACCTATGTGATCACAGTGAGGATATACGTGCTTGTGTTGAAAGTGCTGATGCTGTTCCTGCATTACTTTGGCTGTTGAAAAATGGAAGCCCAAATGGGAAGGAGATTGCAGCAAAGACTTTGAATCACTTAATCCATAAATCTGATACAGCAACTATCAGTCAGCTTACAGCATTATTGACCAGTGATTTACCTGAATCTAAGGTTTATGTTTTAGACGCTTTGAGAAGTATGCTTTCAGTTGTTGCTCTTTCTGATCTTCTACGTGAAGGTAGTGCTGCCAGTGATGCAATCGATACAATGATTAAATTACTAAGCTCAACCAAGGAAGAAACTCAGGCCAAGTCTGTGTCTGCTCTGGCGGGAATTTTTGAAACGAGGAAAGATGTGCGCGAGAGCAACATTGCTGTTAAAACTCTTTGGTCAGCAATGAAGTTGCTTAATGTTGAATCGGAAAGTATCTTAATGGAGTCCTCGCGCTGTTTGGCTGCGATATTCCTTTCCATCAAAGAGAACAGGGATGTGGTTGCTATTGCTAGAGATGCATTACCCTCCCTAGTTTCACTAGCTAACTCTTCAGTTTTGGAAGTGGCGGAGCTGGCAACATGTGCTGTGGCAAATCTTATTTTGGATAGTGAAATTGCGGAGAAAGCTGTTCCTGAAGAAGTCATCTTGGCTGCTACTAGAGTATTACGTGAAGGCACAATTTCTGGAAAATCACATGCTGCAGCAGCAATTGCTCGCCTTTTACATTCTAAGAGGCAAGTTGATTATGCTATAACTGATTGTGTGAATCGAGCTGGAACTGTTCTTGCACTAGTTTCTTTCTTAGACTTTGCTATCAATGGACTTAGTTCCACATCAGAAGCTCTAGAAGCACTTGCCATGCTGTCTAGGTCAGAAGTGAATGGTGCACACAGTAAGCCTccttgggcagttttggctgaATTTCCTAAAAGCATCAGCCCAATAGTTTTGTCCATTACTGATTCAACGCCAGTGTTGCAGGATAAAGctattgaaattttatctcGATTATGTAAGGATCAACCTTTTGTTTTGGGAGACATTGTTGTTTCTGCTCCTGGATGTATACCTTCTATAGCTAAGAGGATAATCCATTCctcttctaaaaatataaaggtCAAAATTGGTGGAGCTGCTGTTCTTATTTGTGCTGCTAAAGTAAATCACCAGAGGCTGGTGGAGGATCTTAATTTATCAAACTTGTGTGGTAATCTAGTTCAGTCTCTTGTCGATATACTTATTTCTTCACAGGCTACTTTGGATTATCAGCACGATGACAACAGGGAAGTTATCAGCATCTGCAGGCATACAAAAGAAGCCAATGATGGTAAATCAAGCACTGGCACCGCCATTGTTTCTGGTGCCAACTTAGCTATATGGTTACTAACTGTTCTTGCTTGCCATGATGAAAAGTGTAAAACTGCAATAATGGAGGCGGGTGCAATTGAGTTTCTGAGTGACAGGATTGCAAATTGTTTCTCACTGTACAGTCAG ATTGACTATAAAGAAGATAGTAGCATGTGGATTTTTGCTTTGTTGCTGGCAATATTGTTTCAGGATAGGGATATTATACGAGCACATGCAACCATGAAATCTATACCAGCACTTGCCAATTTATTGAAGTCAGAGGAATCAGCAAACAGATATTTTGCTGCACAATCCATAGCTAGCTTAGTCTGTAATGGTAGCAGGGGAACACTTCTGTCTGTGGCAAATTCTGGGGCAGCTGGTGGACTTATCTCCTTGCTTGGCTGTGCTGATACTGATATACAGGATCTTCTAGAATTGTCAGAGGAATTTTCTTTGGTGCATTATCCTGATCAAGTTGCTCTTGAGAGGTTGTTTAGAGTTGATGACATAAGAGTTGGTGCCACTTCTCGGAAGGCAATACCTGCTCTAGTTGATTTGCTCAAACCAATTCCAGAACGCCCGGGTGCACCATTTTTAGCACTTGGGCTTTTGACTCAACTTGCTATAGACTGTCCGTCAAATAAGATCGTAATGGTTGAGGCAGGTGCCCTAGAGGCGCTTTCTAAGTATCTTTCACTAGGTCCACAAGATGCAACGGAAGAAGCTGCTACAGATCTGTTAGGGATTCTGTTTAGCAGTGCAGAAATACGGAGACATGAATCAGCATTTGGAGCTGTTACTCAGCTTGTAGCTGTACTGCGTTTAGGAGGAAGAGCTGCAAGGTATAGGGCCGCAAAAGCTTTGGAGAGTTTATTCACCGCTGACCATATTAGAAATGCAGAGACTGCTCGACAAGCTGTCCAGCCATTGGTAGAGATTCTTAATACTGGTTTAGAGAGAGAGCAACATGCTGCAATTGCTGCACTAGTTAGGTTACTCAGTGAAAATCCTTCAAAAGCACTTGCTGTTGCTGATGTTGAGATGAATGCAGTGGATGTTCTTTGTAGGATTCTTTCATCAGATTGTTCAATGGACCTCAAAGGGGATGCTGCTGAATTATGTTCTGTTCTTTTTGGAAATACAAGGATTCGGTCCACAATGGCTGCTGCACGTTGTGTTGAACCTCTAGTCACTCTCCTTGTAAGTGAGTTTAGTCCTTCTCACCATTCAGTTGTTCGGGCATTGGATAGGCTTGTTGATGATGAGCAACTAGCTGAATTAGTTGCTGCACATGGTGCAGTTATTCCTCTTGTTGGCCTACTTTATGGTAGGAATTACGTACTTCATGAGGCCATTTCCAGAGCTCTGGTCAAGTTGGGAAAAGACAGGCCGGCTTGCAAAATGGAAATGGTGAAAGCTGGAGTTATTGAAAGCATACTTGACATCCTTCATGAAGCACCTGATTATCTATGTGCAGCTTTTGCAGAATTGTTGCGTATATTGACCAATAATGCTAGCATAGCAAAAGGACCACCAGCTGCTAAAGTTGTTGAACCCCTGTTTATGTTGCTAATAAGACAAGACTTTGGGCCAGATGGACAACATAGTGCATTGCAGGTTTTGGTTAATATTTTAGAACATCCACAATGTCGTGCTGATTACACATTGTCTTCTCACCAAGCTATTGAACCTCTTATCCCTTTGCTTGATTCTCCAATATCAGCAGTGCAACAGTTGGCTGCTGAGCTTCTCTCACATCTTCTTTTAGAAGAACACCTTCAGAAAGATCCAGTAACACAACATGTAATTGGCCCTCTTATACGAGTTCTTGGTTCTGGTATACATATATTGCAACAGAGAGCTGTGAAGGCCCTGGTCAGTATTGCACTGATATGGCCAAATGAAATTGCAAAGGAGGGTGGTGTTAttgaaatttcaaaagttaTCTTACAAGCAGATCCTTCCATTCCTCATGCTTTATGGGAATCTGCGGCCTCTGTTTTGGCTAGTATTCTGCAATTTAGTTCTGAATACTACCTAGAAGTTCCAGTTGCTGTTTTGGTTAGGTTGCTTCGATCTGGCTTAGAAAGCACAGTTGTTGGTGCATTAAATGCTCTCCTTGTGTTGGAAAGTGATGATGGAACTAGTGCTGAAGCAATGGCTGAAAGTGGTGCCATAGAGGCTCTCTTGGAGCTCCTAAGATCTCATCAGTGCGAGGAAACCGCTGCAAGACTCTTAGAAGTATTGCTGAACAATGTAAAGATCAGAGAAACAAAAGTTACTAAATCAGCCATCTTACCATTATCCCATTATCTCTTGGACCCACAAACCCAAGCACAACAAGCAAGGTTATTAGCAACATTGGCTCTTGGTGATCTATTTCAGAACGAGGGTCTTGCTCGGTCAAGCGATGCAGTTTCAGCTTGTCGTGCTTTAGTGAATGTGCTTGAAGATCAGCCAACTGAAGAAATGAAAGTGGTAGCCATTTGTGCTCTACAAAACCTTGTGATGAACAGTCGATCAAATAAAAGAGCAGTTGCAGAGGCTGGTGGGGTTCAGGTTATTTTGGATCTGATAAGTTCAAGTGATCCTGAAACATCTGTTCAGGCTGCAATGTTTATTAAACTTCTATTTTCAAATCATACCATTCAAGAGTATGCTTCTAGTGAAACAGTCAGAGCAATAACTG CTGCTATTGAAAAGGACTTATGGGCTACTGGAACTGTGAACGAAGAGTATCTTAAAGCCTTAAATTCTCTGTTTAGCAACTTCCCAAGACTGAGAGCAACTGAGCCAGCAACACTTAGCATTCCCCATCTGGTTACATCCTTAAAGACAGGCTCTGAGGCTACTCAGGAGGCTGCCTTGGATGCACTTTTCCTGCTTAGGCAAGCTTGGTCAGCATGTCCAGCAGAAGTTTCAAGAGCTCAATCAATAGCAGCTGCAGATGCTATTCCTTTGCTGCAGTACTTAATCCAGTCTGCCCCTCCTCGCTTTCAGGAGAAGGCAGAGTTTTTATTGCAGTGTTTGCCAGGAACTTTGGTGGTGATCATCAAGCGTGGTAACAATATGAAGCAATCTGTCGGAAACCCAAGTGTTTTTTGCAAGCTTACGCTTGGAAACACTCCTCCAAGGCAAACCAag GTGGTCTCAACTGGCCCCAATCCGGAGTGGGAAGAGAGCTTTTCATGGTCCTTTGAGAGTCCTCCAAAAGGCCAGAAGCTTCACATTTCTTGCAAAAACAAGAGCAAAATGGGAAAG AGTTCATTTGGGAAAGTGACAATCCAGATTGATCGGGTAGTAATGCTCGGAGCAGTATCTGGAGAGTACACTCTTTTGCCAGAAAGTAAGAGCGGCCCTTCGAGGAATTTAGAAATAGAATTCCAGTGGTCGAACAAGTGA
- the LOC114163356 gene encoding aspartic proteinase-like protein 1 isoform X2, with amino-acid sequence MYQISISMRWRLLLLLLLELTARAMPLPITFSARLVHRFADEIKPVRIPTGDWPDRKSLRYYQMLLADDILRRKIKLGGARYQLLFPTHGSKTLSLGNDFGWLHYTWIDIGTPSTSFLVALDAGSDLLWIPCDCVQCAPLSSSYYSNLDRDLNEYSPSRSLSSKHLSCSHHLCDNGSNCKSSQQQCPYMVSYLSDNTSSSGLLVEDILHLQSGGGLSNSSVQAPVVLGCGMKQSGGYLDGVAPDGLLGLGPGESSVPSFLAKSGLIHNSFSLCFDQDDSGRMFFGDQGPTIQQSTPFLPLDGLYSTYIVGVESSCIGNTCLKMTSFKAQIDSGTSFTFLPGHAYGVIAEEFDQQVNGSRSSFEGSPWEYCYVPSSQELPKVPSLTLMFQQNNSFVVYNPVFVFYGNEGVIGFCLAIQPTEGDMGTIGRKTRS; translated from the exons ATGTACCAGATCTCGATCTCGATGCGGTGGCGGTTGCTGCTATTGTTGTTGTTGGAGCTAACGGCACGCGCAATGCCGCTTCCGATCACGTTTTCCGCGCGCCTCGTTCACCGCTTCGCTGACGAAATCAAACCGGTTCGAATTCCGACCGGCGACTGGCCAGACCGGAAGAGCTTGCGCTACTACCAGATGCTTCTCGCCGACGACATTCTCAGACGCAAGATCAAACTCGGAGGCGCTCGCTACCAGCTTCTGTTTCCTACTCACGGTAGCAAAACATTGTCGCTCGGCAACGACTTCGGCTG GTTACATTACACGTGGATTGATATAGGAACACCGAGTACTTCGTTTCTCGTGGCGTTGGACGCAGGCAGTGATCTTCTTTGGATTCCGTGTGATTGCGTACAGTGTGCTCCATTGTCATCGAGTTACTATTCCAATCTG GATAGAGAtctgaatgaatatagtccgtCTCGATCGTTATCCAGTAAGCATCTGTCTTGCAGTCATCACTTGTGTGATAATGGTTCGAATTGTAAAAGTTCCCAGCAGCAGTGTCCGTACATGGTCAGTTACTTGTCAGATAATACATCGAGTTCTGGATTGTTAGTTGAGGACATACTGCATCTTCAGTCTGGTGGCGGTTTATCAAACTCGTCTGTTCAGGCTCCAGTTGTTCTTGG GTGTGGTATGAAGCAAAGTGGTGGTTACTTGGATGGGGTTGCCCCCGATGGTCTATTAGGTTTGGGACCTGGGGAGAGTTCTGTTCCAAGTTTTCTTGCCAAGTCAGGATTAATCCACAATTCCTTTTCCTTGTGCTTTGATCAAGATGATTCTGGTAGAATGTTTTTTGGGGACCAGGGACCAACCATCCAACAGTCTACCCCGTTCTTGCCTTTGGACGGATTATA TTCAACGTACATTGTTGGAGTGGAGTCATCTTGTATTGGGAATACTTGTCTTAAAATGACAAGTTTTAAAGCACAGATTGATAGCGGAACGTCTTTTACGTTTCTTCCCGGCCATGCTTATGGAGTAATAGCCGAGGAG TTTGATCAACAAGTAAATGGTTCAAGATCTAGCTTTGAAGGATCTCCTTGGGAGTATTGCTATGTACCCAG TTCGCAAGAGTTGCCAAAAGTTCCCAGCTTAACTCTCATGTTCCAGCAGAATAACAGTTTTGTGGTCTATAATCCCGTGTTTGTATTCTATGGCAATGAG GGAGTCATTGGATTTTGTTTAGCCATCCAGCCAACAGAAGGGGATATGGGAACAATTGGAC GGAAAACAAGAAGCTAG